One stretch of Cygnus olor isolate bCygOlo1 chromosome 1, bCygOlo1.pri.v2, whole genome shotgun sequence DNA includes these proteins:
- the GPR18 gene encoding N-arachidonyl glycine receptor: protein MMPGNHHPEEYRIASLVFYSFIFVVGLLVNATALWVFSCTTKKRTTITVYMINVALLDIIFIFSLPFRIVYHGKETWPFGDAFCRFISALTVFYPAIALWLLAFISVDRFMAIVQPKHVKELKNTKKALLACTGIWIMTLATTSPLLFLHSDPDKASNSTTCLKMLDIIHLREINMLNFSRLIFFFLIPLVIMMGCYLVIIYNFIRGKTSKLKPKAKERSIRIIVTLIAQVLVCFVPFHVCFAFMMLQDEGTTYNPWAAFTTFLMNLSTCLDVILYYIVSKQFQARVISVILYRNYLRSVRRKSFRTASVRSLSNVNSEMI, encoded by the coding sequence ATGATGCCTGGAAATCACCACCCTGAAGAATACAGGATTGCATCACTGGTCTTCTACAGCTTTATATTCGTAGTGGGATTGTTAGTGAATGCCACTGCACTATGGGTTTTCAGCTGCACTACCAAGAAGAGAACAACTATAACTGTATATATGATCAACGTGGCACTGCTTGAcataatttttatcttttccttgccttttcgGATAGTCTACCATGGGAAAGAAACATGGCCTTTTGGAGATGCATTCTGTCGGTTCATCAGCGCTTTGACTGTATTTTATCCAGCCATTGCTCTGTGGTTGCTTGCTTTTATAAGCGTAGACAGATTTATGGCTATTGTCCAGCCCAAGCATGTCaaggaactgaaaaatacaaaaaaagctCTGCTGGCTTGCACTGGAATCTGGATAATGACCCTTGCAACAACTTCCCCACTGCTGTTTCTACATTCTGATCCAGACAAAGCCTCAAATTCTACCACCTGCCTCAAAATGCTTGATATCATCCATTTAAGGGAAATAAATATGTTGAACTTTTCTCgattgatatttttctttttgattccCTTGGTTATCATGATGGGGTGTTACCTCGTCATTATTTACAATTTTATCCGTGGCAAGACTTCCAAACTGAAGCCTAAGGCCAAGGAGAGATCCATAAGAATCATAGTTACTCTGATTGCTCAAGTACTCGTCTGCTTTGTACCCTTCCACGTTTGCTTCGCCTTCATGATGTTGCAGGATGAAGGTACAACTTACAATCCCTGGGCAGCCTTCACCACCTTCCTCATGAATCTCAGTACATGCTTGGACGTTATACTGTACTATATTGTTTCTAAACAGTTCCAGGCTAGAGTCATCAGTGTAATCCTGTATCGCAATTACCTTCGAAGCGTGCGCAGGAAGAGTTTTCGAACTGCAAGTGTAAGGTCACTCAGTAATGTGAACAGCGAAATgatataa